In the Cololabis saira isolate AMF1-May2022 chromosome 7, fColSai1.1, whole genome shotgun sequence genome, one interval contains:
- the dele1 gene encoding death ligand signal enhancer isoform X3, which produces MWRVHGFVGRVLHRYHGSNTLRLPQNHHVEDEVINGSAVLSTSRHSSENSSQKEGDGERKRKQRTFQFGYAELPRYTALDAVGWGAVAVLFMQICRKLHSSFSSSTDPGPNPGALTPHSTLQKCGYRILQEIRQSVLCLKGVSEGQTQSLDQCSAQSSSSSSSSSDGPSRSKEQLTDGSSISDHQRELLIQNSHRLEDSLLSTACPLQSDASQENTERRDEEALLTDEERLAEAALNLRRVGETSVPIILNIIGLESAKSEKYKEAFCCFHAAAQQGYSKAQFNTGVCYEKGRGVGKDKEKALYYYQQAAVSGHRQAQYRFAKLVLTSRGQQTEEEMNTAISLLEEAAAAGLTKAQMCLASVYFQDPVKYGCKFVQYLKMAAESGDGTALLFLAQCSESGLGVQQNLNTASELYRRAAQAGNKLAQSLLAPLNKIHRKEEATMRSIRSDPCFSSVNSRRQSPLSSLTGSALPLLPHSWSTGSLAAPLSLSAAPLHLHPPATERAACQWTLGIG; this is translated from the exons ATGTGGAGAGTTCACGGGTTTGTCGGACGAG ttctGCATCGTTACCATGGCAGCAACACTTTGCGTCTGCCCCAGAACCACCATGTGGAGGACGAGGTCATCAACGGCTCAGCCGTCCTCTCCACGTCTCGACACTCATCTGAAAACAG CTCCCAGAAGGAGGGCGatggggagaggaagaggaaacaGCGGACCTTTCAGTTTGGATATGCAGAGCTTCCACGTTACACAGCCCTGGATGCTGTGGGATGG GGTGCTGTTGCAGTCCTGTTCATGCAGATCTGCAGGAAGCTTCACTCCAGCTTCTCCTCAAGCACGGACCCCGGTCCGAACCCTGGAGCCCTGACTCCACACTCAACTCTGCAGAAATGTGGCTACCGCATCCTGCAGGAGATTA GACAAAGTGTGTTGTGTCTGAAGGGAGTGTCGGAGGGCCAGACTCAGAGTTTAGATCAGTGTTCGgctcagagcagcagcagcagcagcagcagcagcgacgGTCCTTCCCGCAGCAAAGAGCAGCTGACCGATGGCAGTTCCATCTCTGACCACCAGAGGGAGCTCCTGATCCAGAATTCACACAGACTTG AGGACTCTCTTCTGTCCACAGCCTGTCCCCTGCAGAGTGACGCCAGCCAAGAGAATACAGAGAGGAGAGACGAAGAG GCCTTGCTGACTGACGAAGAACGGCTTGCAGAAGCAGCACTTAACCTCAGACGTGTGGGAGAAACCAGCGTTCCTATTATCCTCAACATCATTG GGCTAGAAAGTGCAAAGAGTGAGAAGTATAAAGAAGCTTTCTGCTGCTTTCACGCTGCAGCTCAGCAGGGCTACAGTAAGGCCCAGTTTAACACTGGAGTGTGCTACGAGAAAGGCAGAGGAGTCGGCAAGGACAAGGAGAAG GCTCTCTATTATTATCAGCAGGCAGCTGTTTCTGGCCACAGACAAGCTCAGTATCGCTTTGCTAAGCTGGTTctgaccagcagggggcagcagacCGAGGAGGAGATGAACACGGCCATCAGTTTACTGGaagaagctgctgcagctggacTCACCAAG GCTCAGATGTGCCTGGCCTCCGTCTATTTTCAGGATCCAGTCAAATATGGCTGCAAGTTTGTCCAGTATCTGAAGATGGCAGCAGAGAGCGGG GATGGCACAGCCCTGCTCTTCCTGGCTCAGTGTTCTGAAAGCGGCTTAGGGGTCCAGCAGAACTTGAACACAGCTTCAGAATTGTACAGACGAGCCGCTCAAGCTGGCAACAAGCTCGCTCAGAGCCTACTGGCCCCTCTTAATAAAATCCACCGTAAAG AAGAGGCTACGATGCGCTCCATCCGTTCAGATCCATGCTTCTCCTCAGTCAACAGTCGGCGCCAGTCACCACTGTCCTCTCTGACTGGTtctgctcttcctctcctccctcaCTCGTGGAGCACCGGGAGCCTGGCTGCCCCCCTGTCTCTGTCTGCTGCACCTCTGCACCTCCACCCCCCGGCCACAGAGAGGGCAGCCTGCCAGTGGACCTTGGGGATAGGATAA
- the dele1 gene encoding death ligand signal enhancer isoform X2: protein MWRVHGFVGRVLHRYHGSNTLRLPQNHHVEDEVINGSAVLSTSRHSSENSSQKEGDGERKRKQRTFQFGYAELPRYTALDAVGWGAVAVLFMQICRKLHSSFSSSTDPGPNPGALTPHSTLQKCGYRILQEIISKRDVLPQGQSVLCLKGVSEGQTQSLDQCSAQSSSSSSSSSDGPSRSKEQLTDGSSISDHQRELLIQNSHRLACPLQSDASQENTERRDEEALLTDEERLAEAALNLRRVGETSVPIILNIIGLESAKSEKYKEAFCCFHAAAQQGYSKAQFNTGVCYEKGRGVGKDKEKALYYYQQAAVSGHRQAQYRFAKLVLTSRGQQTEEEMNTAISLLEEAAAAGLTKAQMCLASVYFQDPVKYGCKFVQYLKMAAESGDGTALLFLAQCSESGLGVQQNLNTASELYRRAAQAGNKLAQSLLAPLNKIHRKEEATMRSIRSDPCFSSVNSRRQSPLSSLTGSALPLLPHSWSTGSLAAPLSLSAAPLHLHPPATERAACQWTLGIG from the exons ATGTGGAGAGTTCACGGGTTTGTCGGACGAG ttctGCATCGTTACCATGGCAGCAACACTTTGCGTCTGCCCCAGAACCACCATGTGGAGGACGAGGTCATCAACGGCTCAGCCGTCCTCTCCACGTCTCGACACTCATCTGAAAACAG CTCCCAGAAGGAGGGCGatggggagaggaagaggaaacaGCGGACCTTTCAGTTTGGATATGCAGAGCTTCCACGTTACACAGCCCTGGATGCTGTGGGATGG GGTGCTGTTGCAGTCCTGTTCATGCAGATCTGCAGGAAGCTTCACTCCAGCTTCTCCTCAAGCACGGACCCCGGTCCGAACCCTGGAGCCCTGACTCCACACTCAACTCTGCAGAAATGTGGCTACCGCATCCTGCAGGAGATTA TATCTAAACGAGATGTCCTCCCCCAAGGACAAAGTGTGTTGTGTCTGAAGGGAGTGTCGGAGGGCCAGACTCAGAGTTTAGATCAGTGTTCGgctcagagcagcagcagcagcagcagcagcagcgacgGTCCTTCCCGCAGCAAAGAGCAGCTGACCGATGGCAGTTCCATCTCTGACCACCAGAGGGAGCTCCTGATCCAGAATTCACACAGACTTG CCTGTCCCCTGCAGAGTGACGCCAGCCAAGAGAATACAGAGAGGAGAGACGAAGAG GCCTTGCTGACTGACGAAGAACGGCTTGCAGAAGCAGCACTTAACCTCAGACGTGTGGGAGAAACCAGCGTTCCTATTATCCTCAACATCATTG GGCTAGAAAGTGCAAAGAGTGAGAAGTATAAAGAAGCTTTCTGCTGCTTTCACGCTGCAGCTCAGCAGGGCTACAGTAAGGCCCAGTTTAACACTGGAGTGTGCTACGAGAAAGGCAGAGGAGTCGGCAAGGACAAGGAGAAG GCTCTCTATTATTATCAGCAGGCAGCTGTTTCTGGCCACAGACAAGCTCAGTATCGCTTTGCTAAGCTGGTTctgaccagcagggggcagcagacCGAGGAGGAGATGAACACGGCCATCAGTTTACTGGaagaagctgctgcagctggacTCACCAAG GCTCAGATGTGCCTGGCCTCCGTCTATTTTCAGGATCCAGTCAAATATGGCTGCAAGTTTGTCCAGTATCTGAAGATGGCAGCAGAGAGCGGG GATGGCACAGCCCTGCTCTTCCTGGCTCAGTGTTCTGAAAGCGGCTTAGGGGTCCAGCAGAACTTGAACACAGCTTCAGAATTGTACAGACGAGCCGCTCAAGCTGGCAACAAGCTCGCTCAGAGCCTACTGGCCCCTCTTAATAAAATCCACCGTAAAG AAGAGGCTACGATGCGCTCCATCCGTTCAGATCCATGCTTCTCCTCAGTCAACAGTCGGCGCCAGTCACCACTGTCCTCTCTGACTGGTtctgctcttcctctcctccctcaCTCGTGGAGCACCGGGAGCCTGGCTGCCCCCCTGTCTCTGTCTGCTGCACCTCTGCACCTCCACCCCCCGGCCACAGAGAGGGCAGCCTGCCAGTGGACCTTGGGGATAGGATAA
- the dele1 gene encoding death ligand signal enhancer isoform X1 translates to MWRVHGFVGRVLHRYHGSNTLRLPQNHHVEDEVINGSAVLSTSRHSSENSSQKEGDGERKRKQRTFQFGYAELPRYTALDAVGWGAVAVLFMQICRKLHSSFSSSTDPGPNPGALTPHSTLQKCGYRILQEIISKRDVLPQGQSVLCLKGVSEGQTQSLDQCSAQSSSSSSSSSDGPSRSKEQLTDGSSISDHQRELLIQNSHRLEDSLLSTACPLQSDASQENTERRDEEALLTDEERLAEAALNLRRVGETSVPIILNIIGLESAKSEKYKEAFCCFHAAAQQGYSKAQFNTGVCYEKGRGVGKDKEKALYYYQQAAVSGHRQAQYRFAKLVLTSRGQQTEEEMNTAISLLEEAAAAGLTKAQMCLASVYFQDPVKYGCKFVQYLKMAAESGDGTALLFLAQCSESGLGVQQNLNTASELYRRAAQAGNKLAQSLLAPLNKIHRKEEATMRSIRSDPCFSSVNSRRQSPLSSLTGSALPLLPHSWSTGSLAAPLSLSAAPLHLHPPATERAACQWTLGIG, encoded by the exons ATGTGGAGAGTTCACGGGTTTGTCGGACGAG ttctGCATCGTTACCATGGCAGCAACACTTTGCGTCTGCCCCAGAACCACCATGTGGAGGACGAGGTCATCAACGGCTCAGCCGTCCTCTCCACGTCTCGACACTCATCTGAAAACAG CTCCCAGAAGGAGGGCGatggggagaggaagaggaaacaGCGGACCTTTCAGTTTGGATATGCAGAGCTTCCACGTTACACAGCCCTGGATGCTGTGGGATGG GGTGCTGTTGCAGTCCTGTTCATGCAGATCTGCAGGAAGCTTCACTCCAGCTTCTCCTCAAGCACGGACCCCGGTCCGAACCCTGGAGCCCTGACTCCACACTCAACTCTGCAGAAATGTGGCTACCGCATCCTGCAGGAGATTA TATCTAAACGAGATGTCCTCCCCCAAGGACAAAGTGTGTTGTGTCTGAAGGGAGTGTCGGAGGGCCAGACTCAGAGTTTAGATCAGTGTTCGgctcagagcagcagcagcagcagcagcagcagcgacgGTCCTTCCCGCAGCAAAGAGCAGCTGACCGATGGCAGTTCCATCTCTGACCACCAGAGGGAGCTCCTGATCCAGAATTCACACAGACTTG AGGACTCTCTTCTGTCCACAGCCTGTCCCCTGCAGAGTGACGCCAGCCAAGAGAATACAGAGAGGAGAGACGAAGAG GCCTTGCTGACTGACGAAGAACGGCTTGCAGAAGCAGCACTTAACCTCAGACGTGTGGGAGAAACCAGCGTTCCTATTATCCTCAACATCATTG GGCTAGAAAGTGCAAAGAGTGAGAAGTATAAAGAAGCTTTCTGCTGCTTTCACGCTGCAGCTCAGCAGGGCTACAGTAAGGCCCAGTTTAACACTGGAGTGTGCTACGAGAAAGGCAGAGGAGTCGGCAAGGACAAGGAGAAG GCTCTCTATTATTATCAGCAGGCAGCTGTTTCTGGCCACAGACAAGCTCAGTATCGCTTTGCTAAGCTGGTTctgaccagcagggggcagcagacCGAGGAGGAGATGAACACGGCCATCAGTTTACTGGaagaagctgctgcagctggacTCACCAAG GCTCAGATGTGCCTGGCCTCCGTCTATTTTCAGGATCCAGTCAAATATGGCTGCAAGTTTGTCCAGTATCTGAAGATGGCAGCAGAGAGCGGG GATGGCACAGCCCTGCTCTTCCTGGCTCAGTGTTCTGAAAGCGGCTTAGGGGTCCAGCAGAACTTGAACACAGCTTCAGAATTGTACAGACGAGCCGCTCAAGCTGGCAACAAGCTCGCTCAGAGCCTACTGGCCCCTCTTAATAAAATCCACCGTAAAG AAGAGGCTACGATGCGCTCCATCCGTTCAGATCCATGCTTCTCCTCAGTCAACAGTCGGCGCCAGTCACCACTGTCCTCTCTGACTGGTtctgctcttcctctcctccctcaCTCGTGGAGCACCGGGAGCCTGGCTGCCCCCCTGTCTCTGTCTGCTGCACCTCTGCACCTCCACCCCCCGGCCACAGAGAGGGCAGCCTGCCAGTGGACCTTGGGGATAGGATAA